The sequence TCGGGGGGGACGAACACCACGTTGTCGGTCATGATGTCGGCCACGGTGACCTTCTCCGGGGAGATGCCGCGGGACTGAAAGCGCAGGGCGCGGATGACGTCGGTCTTGGAGGCGATGCCGACGATTTCGCCGGTGGCGTTCTGGACCGGCGCCCCGTCGATATTCTGGACGGTGAGGAATTCCTCGAACTGTTCCAGGGTCATTTCCGGCGGGACGGAAACCACCCGCGGTTCCATGATGTCTTTGGCTTGCAGGGTCATGATGATTCCTGGCTGAAAGGATTTTTCCAAATTACCCCAAAACGCCTGGGTGAACAAGGACCGGCCCGACTTTTCGGTATACTTTCCCGTTAGCCATTTTTTACGATGGAGCTTTGCATAATGAAACGTTATCCCAAATTGGTTCTGCTGGCGGCGCTGTTGGGATTGGGCGTGTCGGCCCCCCGGGCACAGGAGGAAGCCTTCCGTGTCTGTGCCGATCCGGCCAACCCGCCCTTGTCCACCCGCAACCAGGACGGTTTCGAGAACCGGATCGCCGCGCTGCTGGCCCAGGAACTGGGGCAGCGGGTGGAATATACCTGGTTTCCCCAGCGCATCGGGTTTCTGCGCAACACCCTGAAGAAGAAGGATCCCGACACCGGCCGCTACCGCTGCGACGTGGTCATGGGCGTGCCGGCCGGCTACGAGCTGGCGGCGACCACCAAGCCCTACTACCGTTCCACCTACGTGCTGGCGGTGGCCAGGGGCAAGGGCTTCGACGACATCCAACGGCCCGAACAGCTCTTCGAACTGCCGACGGAACGCAAGCGCCAGCTCAAGATCGCCATGTTCGACCGCACCCCCGGGGTGACCTGGCTGCTGCGCCACGGCTTGCTCAAGCAGGGGCGGACCTATCAGTCCATGACCGGCGATCCCGAAGTCAACACCGCCATGCGTCTGGAGCGTGAATTCGACGCCGGCAACGTCAACATGGCCATCGTCTGGGGCCCCATCGGCGCCTATCTGGCCTGGAGGCACCCGGACGACTACACCCTGATTCCGCTCAAATCCGAGAAAGGGGCGCGTTTCCACTACGCCATCTCCATGGCGGTGCGCCGCGGGGACAAGGCGCGCCGCGACCAGCTGCAGCGGCTGCTCGACGCCAAGCGCGACGATATCCTCGCTATCCTCAAGGAATATCACGTGCCTTTGGTGGACAAGGAGGGCAATCCGCTCTGAAGACTGACCTCGGCGGCTTGGGGATACTGGCCCGGCGGGATTGCCCGTCGGGCTGGTTTCGTTTGCGAAGGGCTGCGCCGGAGTGATTACGGACGGGCTTTGAGGATGAAGGTTACCGGCCCATCGTTGACCAGGGCCACCTGCATGTCGGCTCCGAAACGGCCGGTCGCCACCGGGCGGTGACGCCGGCGGCAGGTCTGGACCAGACGCTCGAACAGCCGCCGCCCGGTTTGCGGGTCGGCCGCGGGGGTGAAGCTGGGGCGAGTGCCCTTGCGGGTGTCGGCGGCGAGGGTGAACTGGGGCACCAGCAACAGGCCGCCGCCGGTGTCGGTGAGGCTGAGGTTCATCTTGCCCTCGGCGTCGGCGAACACCCGGTAGCCGAGCAGGCGTTCGGCCATCCGCTCGGCCTGGGCTTCGGCGTCGCCTTTCTCCACCGCCACCAGCACCAGCAGGCCGGGGCCGATCTTTCCCACGGTTTCGCCGGCGACGGTGACGCGGGCTTCAGTGACCCGCTGCAGTACCGCGATCATCTTTGTCGCCAGTCCCTTTGACCAGGTTGAGGAATTCCAGCGGCAGCGGGAAGACGATGGTGTTGGACTTGTCGCCGGCGATCTCGATCAGGGTCTGCAGATAGCGCAGCAGGATGGCCTGGCGCTCCTTGGACAGGGTGCGGGCGGCCTCCAGCAGCTTTTCCGCCGCCTGCATCTCCCCCTCGGCATGGATGATCTTGGCGCGCCGTTCGCGCTCGGCCTCGGCCTGGCGGGCGATGGCGCGCACCATGCTTTCGTCGAGATCGACGCGCTTGATCTCCACGTTGATGACCTTGATACCCCAGGCGTCGGTCTGGACGTCGAGGATGGCCTGGATGTCGGTGTTGAGTTTCTCCCGCTCGGCGAGCATTTCGTCCAGATCGTGCTGCCCCAGGACCGAGCGCAGCGTGGTCTGGGCCAGCTGGCTGGTGGCCTCGTAGTAGTTTTCCACCTGGATGATGGCCTTGGCCGGGTCCACCACGCGGAAATAGACCACCGCGTCCACCCGTACCGAGACGTTGTCGCGGGAGATGACGTCCTGGCGCGGCACGTCCATCACCACGGTGCGCATGTCCACCCGCACCATGCGCTGGATGAAGGGGATGACCAGGATCAGCCCCGGTCCCTTGACCTTGTAGAAACGCCCCAGCAGGAAGATGACCCCGCGTTCATATTCCCACAGGATGCGGATGGCGCTGAGCAGAAAGATCAGCAGCAGGACGATGACGACGATCAAGGCGTTCATGGGCGTTCCTCCCCGATGGGTGTGACGTGTAGCGTGAGACCTTCGACGGCGACGACCTTGAGGCGCTGGCCCTTGCGCACCGGCCGGTCGCTGACCGCGCGCCAGCGTTCCCCCAGCACCAGGACCCAGCCTTCCCGCTCGAAGTCCTCCAGGGCGACGGCCGGATGCTGCAGCACCTCCTCGGCGCCGGTCAGGGCGGGGCGCCTGCGTGCCTTCAGGATCAGCCCCAGACCGAAGATCAGCAGCAGTCCCGAGGCGATGGCGAAACCGAGGATCAGCTCCCGCTGGATCTCGAAGCCCGGCACGCCGGTGTCCAGCAGCAGGATCGAGCCCAGGGTGAAGGCGACGATGCCGCCGATGCCGAGGATGCCGAAGCTGGGCACGAAGGCCTCGGCCACCATCAGCGCCAGTCCCAGCAGAATCAGCCCCAGGCCGGCGTAATTGACCGGCAGCACCTGGAAGGCGAACAGGGCCAGCAGCAGGCAGATGCCCCCCAGCACCCCCGGCACCACGGCGCCGGGATTGGAGAATTCGAACAGCAGGCCGTAGATGCCGATAAGCATCAGGATGTAGGCGACGTTGGGGTCGGTGAGCACCGCCAGCAGGCGGGTGCGCCAGTCCGGCCGCCAGCGTTCCAGCGTCAGGCCGTCGGTGTCCAGGGTGAGCGTGCGTCCCAGCACCTGGACCCTGCGGCCGTCGAGCTGGCGCAGCAGGTCGCCGATGTCAGTGGCGATCAGATCGATGACCTTTTGCCGCAGCGCCTCCTCGGCGGTGAGGGTGGCCGCCTCCCGCACCGCCTTCTCGGCCCACTCGGCGTTGCGGCCACGCATCTGCGCCAGTCCCTTGATGAAGGCCACCGCGTCGTTGACCAGCTTGCGTTCCATGGCCGATGCGGGCGGTTTTTCCTTTTTCTCGTCTCCCCTGCGGGGCGGGGAAAGGCCGCCCAGTTGCACCGGGGTGGCGGCGCCGATGCTGGTGGCCGGGGCCATGGCGGCGACGTGGGCGGCATAGACGATGTAGGTGCCGGCGCTGGCGGCCCGCGCCCCGCTGGGGGCGACGTAGGCGACCACCGGGACCGGGGAGGCGATGATCTGTTTGATGATGGCGCGCATGGAAGCGTCGAGGCCGCCGGGCGTGTCAAGGCGCAGGACGACCAGCACCGCGCCTTCCTCGGCGGCGTGGGTCAGGCCGCTTTCGACGTAGTCGGCCGCCGCCGGGCCGATGGGCCCTTCCAAATCCAGTTGCAGCGCCACCCCGCCGGCGCGCACCAGCAGAGGCAGACATGCCAGAAACAGCAGGAGCCACCGGCGTATGGCCATTTGCTTCTCCCTTGCCGTCGATAGCGCCAGCCTACCCTGCCTGCCGCCTGCAGGCAAGCGACTCAGGCGGCGGTATTTTGCTTTTCAATTCACTTGCCTCTAAAATTCCAAGCTTGAATGCTGTATCAGAGCAAGGCTATACCTGAAGCGAAGGAGTACCTTAGATGAGCGAAAGTTTGTATGAAAAGCTGGGTGGCGAGGCGGCTGTCAACACTGCGGTGGACATCTTTTACCGCAAAGTGTTGGCGGACGAGCGGATTGCCCATTTTTTCGATGGGGTAGACATGGAAAAGCAGGCCGCCAAGCAGAAGGCCTTTCTCACCATGGTCTTTGGCGGCCCTGCCAATTATACCGGCAAAGACATGCGTGAGGGTCACAAGCACTTGGTCGAGCGAGGGCTGAACGATTCCCATGTCGATGCGGTGCTGGAAAACCTGCGGGAAACGTTGGAAGAGTTGAATGTAGCGCCCGACCTCATCCAACAAGTGATCGACATCGCCGAGTCCACCCGCGACGACGTGCTCAATCGCTGATATGGCGCGCCTGATCCTGGGAGACCGTGTTTATCATCTTGATCCGGGGGAGACAGTGCTCGACTGTCTCCTTCGCCATCAGGAAGAAGTCGATTACGGTTGCCGGGCCGGTGTATGCCAGAGCTGTTTGCTGCAGGCCGAAGAACCTGTGCCGGCGTCGGCCCAAACAGGATTGAAAGATACGCTCAAGCGCCAGCGTTATTTTCTCGCTTGCAGTTATCGCCCGGAAACGGACCTGCACATTCGGATACCGGCGCGGGAGCGGTTCTCCACAGAGGTCATCGCGCATCACCGGTTGACGCCGGAAATCGTTCGCCTGAGATTGGCTGTGCCGGCGGCGTTTTCCTATCGGCCGGGGCAATATGTCAACCTGTTTCACCAGGGGCAGGTGCGCAGTTACTCGCTGGCGAGCTTGCCGGGCGAGCCGTTTCTGGAATTTCACATCCGCCGGGTTCCCGGCGGCCTGTTCAGTACCTGGATTTTTGAGGCATTGCATCCTGGAGATACGGTGCAGATCGGGCCGGCTTTGGGGGAATGTTTCTATACCCCGGAAGCGGCAGAGCAACCCCTGCTGCTTATAGGTACCGGCAGCGGTCTGGCGCCGCTCTACGGCATTCTGCGCGATGCCTTGGAACAAGGTCACCGGGAAGCCATTTATCTGTATCATGGCAGCTCGACGCTGTCCGGCCTGTATTTGCAGGAAGCACTCCAGGCGCTGGCCTGCGATTATTCCCAGTTCCATTATGTTCCCTGCCTGTCACGGACACCGGTTCCGGACGGTATACGCCATGGTCGGGCTTCGGCGCTGGCGTTGGCCGATCATCCGCAATTGGAAAATTGGCGCATTTATTTGTGCGGCAATCCGGAGATGGTTCGATCCGCCCAGCGTCGTTGTTTCCTGGCGGGCGCGTCGATGCAGGCAATTCACGCTGACCCCTTCCTGTCTGCCAACGATTCCCAGGCACCCGGTCCCAGTTCACGGTAAAAACCGGACCTGTTTTGCGCCGGTTGCAACCGGTCCGGATTTCCCTTCCATTCGATCGCATCGCCCAGAGTACCGGGAGGCGCGACCTCATTTGTATTTCAGTCGTGATGAAAGTCGGTTTTCTCTTCAATCATTATGCGCCCCACCAGGTGCCCCATGCGGCGCCGTACGCCTTTGAACTTTCGCGGCGGCATCCCGCATTCGAGGTCATCATCGCCTATTCCGCCCCGCACGAAAAACGGATGCTCGATGCCATCGCCGCCTTGTATCCCGGGCATCGTTGCCAGTTCCGCCATCTGCGCCCATCGTGGCATTACGCGTTGATCGATCCCATCGTTTCCCTAAAAAAGCTGCGGCGCAAGCGTGAAGTTTTGCGGAACAATCTGGATTTTTTCCGTTCTCTCGACGTACTGGTGGCGCCGGAACGCAATTGCCTGCAGCTCCGCACCCGTTACGGTTTCACCGATCTCATCATGATTCATGCCCGTCACGGGGCTGGGGACCGGGAAGGCGGATTCGACGAGAAATCCGGCGCCTTCGATTTCACCCTGCTGCCAGGGCGCAAATACGTGGACCGCCTGACCGAGCTGGGCCGGTTACGTCCGGGGAGCTATGCGGTGGTGGGATGGCCCAAATTCGAGGTGGTGCGCGGCCTGGGAAAAGGCCGGCAACGGTTCTTCGCCAACGACAATCCGGTGGTGGTGTACAATCCGCATTTCGATCAGGCGGTATCCTCCTGGCGTCCCATGGGGCTGGAGGTCCTGGAATTCTTCGCTCAGAACCGTGATTTCAATCTGATCTTCGCTCCCCACGTGGTGCTGTTCAAACGCCGCCTGCGTCACGGTGCCCATTTGCCGCGTCGGTACCGCAAGCTTCCCAACATCCATATCGATACCGGCAGCATGGCCTCGACCGACATGACCTACATGCTGGCAGCGGACATTTATCTGGGGGATGTCAGCAGTCAGGTATACGAATTTCTGCTGGAACCGCGGCCCTGTGTCTTCCTGAACGGACACCGGGTCGACTGGCGGGGGAACCCGTTCTACTACCACTGGAATCTGGGGCAGGTGGTCGATGATGTCGCCACCCAGTTGCGTCCGGCGCTGGAGCGGGCCGAGGCGTTGCAGGAAACCTATCTGCCCCGGCAGCGGGAGGCGTTCGCCTACACTTTCCTGAGCTGCGACGACAGCACCGCCGCCGAACGGGGCGCCGATGCCATTGCGGAATTCCTGCAGCGGAAGCGGGACGGTCAGTAGGTGGTGGAAAGGTGGATTTCCGGGGCCTCCTCGGCGGAGGCGGCGCTCCAGTCCCATTGCCGGACCATGGCCTCGGCATGTTTGAAATCGAGCGGATAGTCGATCTCCATCCAGTCGAGCCCGTGGATGTTGTGGGTCCAGACCGGCTGGCCCGACTGGGAGATTTCGTCGATGACCGACAGATACCAGCGCTGCAGCGCGGCCGGTTCCCGCATGCACTCCTCGATGGTCTGGCGGAACAGGTCCGCACCTTCGGGATGGAACCGGATCATGCCGATAGATTCGCCGTTGACCCGTTCCAGGGGCAGCTTCTTGCCGATGGAGAGAAGCCGGTCGCCCTGGAGGATCAGCTTCATGTCGTCATCGTCGTAATGGGGCTTCTCGTCCCGGGCCAGGGTGATCGGCGGCTTCTGGGCGATCATCCGGCTCGCCAGAACCGGTTCGAACAGGGTGTCGCCGTTGATGAGAAGAAAGTCGCCGGTCATTTCCCCGCGCACCATCCAGCAGCTGGCCAGGTTGTCGGCCACTTCATAGAAGGGGTTGAAGACGATTTTGACCGCTCCCCTGCCATAGCGCCGGTCAAGGAGGCGCTGGACCTTTTCCATTTTGTATCCGGCGACCACGACGATATCATGCACGCCGGCCGCTATCAGGGCGTCGATCTGCCATTCGATGATCGCCCTGCCTTCCAGTTTCAGGGTGCATTTGGGTTTGTCTGAAGTCAGGGGGAGCAAGCGGGTTCCCTGGCCGGCGCTGAGAATGATGGCTTTCATGCGTAAAATTCTTCCTGATCGAAAGCGGCTTGTAGCGAAGCGGCAACAAGCTGAAAAAATCAAAATGATCGTAGTATTTTCGGCCTCAGAGTATCCAAAACACCTGATTAACTCAAGCTGAATTTCTTTTGTTGCGCTTTGCCAAAAGACAATCGTATAGGAGCATTCGATGACCGTTTATTATCATCTGGCAGGCCAGTCCGCGCCTGAACTGTGGGGATTGTCCGCGGACGAACGCATCGCCCGTGTCCTGCGGCAGAAGTGCCGGGAGGATAGCGTGGCGCTCTGGCCGGAGTCTTCGGGGAAAGACGATGCAGCAGGCCGGGTACTGGTGCTGCGGCGGGATTTTCTCTACGATGAGCGTCTGATCGCGGCATTGCTTCGGCGTGAGGAGGATCTGGCCCTGGAGCGGGCGGGGCAGGTCGTCGCGGTCTGGACCGATGCCGGGCGGTTCCCGGCGGCACTCGCGCTGTTGCGGGGAGAAGGCGACCGTAGCCGATTCATACGGGTGACGCCGGACCAGTTGGCCTCCGGCGTGACCCAGAAGCTGCGCAAGGTTTCTCCTCCCTTCGTGTTGCCGGTGACGGCGGAGAATGCATCCCGACTGGAACGCCACCTGTTTGACGAGTCTTACAAGGGCGTGACCGATCTGGTGACCAAATGGGTCTGGCCGCGGCTGGCGGAGCGGACGGTACGTTTCTGCGTGCGCTGCGGGATCCGTCCCAATCACGTCACCGCTGCCAGTTGGGTGCTGGCGATCCTGGTCGGGATTCTGTTCCTGCAAGGGTATCTGGGGCTGGGACTGGTGCTGGGATGGCTCATGACCTTCCTCGACACCGTTGACGGCAAGCTGGCGCGGGTGACGGTGGATTCCAGCCGCTTCGGGCATTTCTTCGACCATGTCCTCGACGTGGTCCATCCACCTTTGTGGTATCTGGCATGGGGGTTGGGGCTGGAGAATTACCAGCCGCTGCTGGTGAAGCTGCCCCTGATGGAAACCTTCTGGCTGCTGCTGGCCGGCTACGTGGGGGGGCGTTTTGCCGAGGCGCTGTTCAAACGCTTCATCGGCTTCAGTATCTTTACCTGGGAGGTGACCGATTCGGTCAACCGGCTGCTCACCGCCCGGCGCAATCCGTGCCTGATCCTGCTGAGCGCCGGTTATTTGCTGGGTCGTCCGGATCTGGGTTTCGAGGCGGTGACGCTCTGGACGCTGGCGTCCACGCTGTTCCTGTGGGGGCGGTTGGGGTTGGCCCTGTGGCGCAAGCGTCGGGGCGAGCGGCTGGCTTCCTGGCTCGATCAGGTCGATCCGGACGCCGTTACGGGAGCGGCGGCCTGGTTCGTTCAGCGCGGCCACTGACCGTCCGCAGAATCTGCAAATATTCCGTCACGGCCCGTGCTGGCGTGTAGCGCCAAGCTTTTTGGCGCAGCGCGGCGATGTCTGCGGGTGTCTGCAGCGCCTGTTGCATCGCCCCAGCCAGGGCCTGATCGTCTCCGACCGGCACCAGGGGGGCGAGGCGGCCGTTCTCGAGAAGCTCCCGCGGCCCGCTGGGGCAGTCGGTGCTGACCACCGGACAGCCGCAGGCCATGGCCTCCACCAGGACGCCGGGGAAACCTTCCCAGCGGGAGGAGAGGACGAACAGATCGGCCCGGGCCATCCAGGCATAGGGATTGGAAGTAAAACCCGGCAGGGCCACCCGGTCCGTCAGGGCCAACGTCCGGATGAGCCGTTCCAGCTGCGGGCGTTGTCTGCCTTCGCCGAGAACGACCAGACGGGCAGGTTGCCGCAAGCGCGCCAGGGCCCGTATCAGGGTGGGAAAATCCTTCTGGGGCGACAGCCGGCCGGCAGCGACGATCAACGGGCGGCTTTCGTCGTCGGCCCAGGGGTGGTCGACAGGTTGGTGGGCGAGGGTTTCGATTTCCGGCGTCAGGGTGGGATTGGTGGCCACGAACACCCGCTCCCGGAGGGCGGGGACGTGGCGGCGCAGATCGGCCGCGATGTCGTGACAGACGGCAATGGCCGCGTCCGCCTCGCCATACAGGGCCCGCGCCGTTTGCAGGCGTGCCAGTTGCCCCGTCTGTTGGTGGGAGGCAGTGAGGTGGTTGCTGACCCGCAGGACCAGGGGAATCCCGGTGGCGCTCAGGCGGCGGCCCCGTACAGCGCTCATATGCGCATGGTTGGCGGCGGACAGCAGCAGGTCGGGGCGGTGGCGACGCAGGTACTCGGCCAGTGCCGGGGCGGCCGCCTCCATGAGTCGGCGGCGTCGGGGGCGAAGGCGGCGCCGGAATCGCAGCGCCCAGGAATCCAGGGCGATCAGGTTGAGCGCGGGGGGGAGTCGTTCGGCCAGGGGGCCTGTGGGATCGATCACGACCAGATCGGTGCGAAGGCCGTGATCGCTGAATCCTTCGGCCAGGGCCAGGGTGCGCCGGGTGGCCCCGCCTCCGGTCAGACCGTAGAGGAACAGGGCGACGTGGCGCACGCTCAGGCCTTGAGCCAGCGCCGTTTCACCAGCCAGGCGGCCAGAACCCCCAGGGCGACGCCCAGGTAGTGCATGAAGGCGCCGATGGCGACGCTGCGGTGGTGGAAATCGGCCAGGAATCCCAGGTCGCTGACCACCGACCACAGGGCGACGGTCAGGTAATAGACCACCACGCCGACGGCGCCCCATTGGATCGGATCTCTGCCGGGAAGCTTCTGGGCGTTGGTGAAGAACCAGACAGCGATGGCGATGGCGACCAGACCTCCGATCATGATGTTCTCCGTCTTTCCTCGAGCAACAGGTTGATGAGCTTCAGGGTCGCTTCCACCGAGGCGAACACCTGATTGACGTGAACCCCGCGGGTGACCCGGGTGCGGCCGTCGTCCTCCCAGGTGATGATGCACTCGGTTAGCGCCGAGGTGTGGCCGCCCTTGGGGATGCGCACTTCGTAATCGGCCAGCCGGGGCAGGGCCACGTCGTAGCGGGCCAGGACCTGGTCGATGGCGTCGATGAAAGCGTCGAAGCCGCCGTTGCCGGCCCCGGAAGCGGTGTGGATCTCCCCGTCCACCTCGACCCGGATGCTGGCGGTGGAAGGCAGTTCCAGGCCGCTGGTGACGGCGCAGCCCAGCAGGCGGATGTGCTGATAGCTTTCCGCCTCCAGCACGTCGGCGATGATGAAGGGCAGGTCGTCGGTGGTGATGAGCTGTTTGGCGTCCCCCAGCTCGACGATCCGCGCCAGCACCTTGCGTTGCTGGTCCTCGTCCAGTTCGATGCCGAGGCGCTCCAGGTTCTTGCGCAGGGAGGCCTTGCCGCTCATCTTGCCGAGGGCGTAGCTGTGGCTGCGGCCGAAGCGCTCCGGCCGCAGCGGGCTTTGGTACAGGCCGCCCTTCTGATCGCCGTCGGCGTGGATGCCGGCGGTCTGGGTGAAGACGTCGCTGCCGACGATGGGGGCGTTGGCCGCCACCCGCTTGCCGGAGAAGCGTTCCACCATGTCGCTGATGCGCACCAGCTGGGATTCGTCGATGCGCAGCTCGATCCCCAGCTTGTCGCGCAGCACTACCGCCACTTCCGCCAGGGAGGCGTTGCCGGCTCGTTCTCCGAGGCAGTTGACGGTGCAGTGGACCCCTCTGGCGCCGCCGCGGACCGCATAGAGGCAGTTGGCGGTGCCGAGGCCGTAGTCGTTGTGAGGATGGAAATCGAAGTGCAGCCCCGGATAGCGGCGGCACATGTCGCCCACCGCCGCTTCCACCTCGTCCGGCGCCATCACGCCCAGGGTGTCGGGGAGCATGAAGCGGGCTACTCCTAAGTCCTTGAGGCGATCCATCAGGGCGAAGACGTAGTCGGGGCTGTCGCGGTAGCCGTTGGACCAGTCCTCCAGATAGACGTTGACCGTCAGCCCCCGCTCCTTGGCGTAGTCCACCGTGCGGCAGATGCCGGCCAGATGTTCCTCCAGGGTTTTTCTGAGCTGCAGGCGACAGTGCTTTTCGCTGCCCTTGGTGAGCAGATTGACGACGCGGCCGCCGGTGTCGCAGATCCAGTCCACGCTCAGGGTGTGATCGACGAAACCCAGCACCTCGACCCGCTCGGCCAGGCCGTTTTCCGCAGCCCACTGATTGATCCGGGTGACCGCTTCCTTCTCCTTGGCCGAAACCCGGGCCGAGGCCACCTCGATGCGGTCCACCCGGACCCGCTCCAGCAGCGCCTTGGCCAGGTTGATCTTCTCGTCCGGTGAAAACGACACGCCCTGGGTCTGCTCCCCGTCCCGCAGGGTGGTGTCCATGATTTCCACGTGTCTGATCATGGGGTGATGTCCTGAAAATCGTTCACGGGAGGCGTCGGGATGGGTTCACCGCGTCCCCGCTGCGCCCATCCCGACGCCGGATCAGAGGATGAAGGTGCCATCATACCTTGCGCTCGATCCAGTCCAGCAGCCGGAAAGGCAGCACCCGCCGCAGGAAGGCGAACAGATAGGTGGGGAAGGTGACGTAGTAGCGGATCTTGGGCCGCGGCGCTTCCAGGGCGTGGATCACTTTCTGGGCCACCGCCTCCGGCGGCAGGGTGAAGGGGGCCACCGGGCCTTTCTTTTGCAGTTTGGCTTCCATGCGTTCATAGACGGCCCGATGGGGACTGTGTTCGACGTCGATGTTCTCCTTGAACTTGCGGTAGGCGTTGTCGCGGAATTTGGTCAGAATCGGCCCCGGTTCCACCAACACCACGTGGATCCCGGTGCCGTACAGTTCCAGGCGCAGGCAGTCGGCCAGCCCTTCCAGAGCGAACTTGCTGGCCACGTAGGCGCCGCGGTAGGGCAGGGCGATGAAGCCCAGCACCGAGCTGTTGTAGATGATCCGGCCGCGCCCCTGCCGCCGCATCACCGGCAGAATCCGGTTGGTCAGTTCCTGGGTGCCGAACAGATTGGTCTCGAACTGGGCCCGGAGCACGTCGCGGCTGAGATCCTCCACCGCTCCCA comes from Methylomarinovum tepidoasis and encodes:
- a CDS encoding HPP family protein; the encoded protein is MTLQAKDIMEPRVVSVPPEMTLEQFEEFLTVQNIDGAPVQNATGEIVGIASKTDVIRALRFQSRGISPEKVTVADIMTDNVVFVPPDLSPPEVAELMIDQGIHRVLVGDRQHVRGIITAFDLLRLVR
- a CDS encoding quinoprotein dehydrogenase-associated putative ABC transporter substrate-binding protein, whose translation is MKRYPKLVLLAALLGLGVSAPRAQEEAFRVCADPANPPLSTRNQDGFENRIAALLAQELGQRVEYTWFPQRIGFLRNTLKKKDPDTGRYRCDVVMGVPAGYELAATTKPYYRSTYVLAVARGKGFDDIQRPEQLFELPTERKRQLKIAMFDRTPGVTWLLRHGLLKQGRTYQSMTGDPEVNTAMRLEREFDAGNVNMAIVWGPIGAYLAWRHPDDYTLIPLKSEKGARFHYAISMAVRRGDKARRDQLQRLLDAKRDDILAILKEYHVPLVDKEGNPL
- the dtd gene encoding D-aminoacyl-tRNA deacylase, translated to MIAVLQRVTEARVTVAGETVGKIGPGLLVLVAVEKGDAEAQAERMAERLLGYRVFADAEGKMNLSLTDTGGGLLLVPQFTLAADTRKGTRPSFTPAADPQTGRRLFERLVQTCRRRHRPVATGRFGADMQVALVNDGPVTFILKARP
- a CDS encoding slipin family protein, which codes for MNALIVVIVLLLIFLLSAIRILWEYERGVIFLLGRFYKVKGPGLILVIPFIQRMVRVDMRTVVMDVPRQDVISRDNVSVRVDAVVYFRVVDPAKAIIQVENYYEATSQLAQTTLRSVLGQHDLDEMLAEREKLNTDIQAILDVQTDAWGIKVINVEIKRVDLDESMVRAIARQAEAERERRAKIIHAEGEMQAAEKLLEAARTLSKERQAILLRYLQTLIEIAGDKSNTIVFPLPLEFLNLVKGTGDKDDRGTAAGH
- a CDS encoding NfeD family protein, with translation MAIRRWLLLFLACLPLLVRAGGVALQLDLEGPIGPAAADYVESGLTHAAEEGAVLVVLRLDTPGGLDASMRAIIKQIIASPVPVVAYVAPSGARAASAGTYIVYAAHVAAMAPATSIGAATPVQLGGLSPPRRGDEKKEKPPASAMERKLVNDAVAFIKGLAQMRGRNAEWAEKAVREAATLTAEEALRQKVIDLIATDIGDLLRQLDGRRVQVLGRTLTLDTDGLTLERWRPDWRTRLLAVLTDPNVAYILMLIGIYGLLFEFSNPGAVVPGVLGGICLLLALFAFQVLPVNYAGLGLILLGLALMVAEAFVPSFGILGIGGIVAFTLGSILLLDTGVPGFEIQRELILGFAIASGLLLIFGLGLILKARRRPALTGAEEVLQHPAVALEDFEREGWVLVLGERWRAVSDRPVRKGQRLKVVAVEGLTLHVTPIGEERP
- a CDS encoding group I truncated hemoglobin, with the protein product MSESLYEKLGGEAAVNTAVDIFYRKVLADERIAHFFDGVDMEKQAAKQKAFLTMVFGGPANYTGKDMREGHKHLVERGLNDSHVDAVLENLRETLEELNVAPDLIQQVIDIAESTRDDVLNR
- a CDS encoding FAD-binding oxidoreductase, which encodes MARLILGDRVYHLDPGETVLDCLLRHQEEVDYGCRAGVCQSCLLQAEEPVPASAQTGLKDTLKRQRYFLACSYRPETDLHIRIPARERFSTEVIAHHRLTPEIVRLRLAVPAAFSYRPGQYVNLFHQGQVRSYSLASLPGEPFLEFHIRRVPGGLFSTWIFEALHPGDTVQIGPALGECFYTPEAAEQPLLLIGTGSGLAPLYGILRDALEQGHREAIYLYHGSSTLSGLYLQEALQALACDYSQFHYVPCLSRTPVPDGIRHGRASALALADHPQLENWRIYLCGNPEMVRSAQRRCFLAGASMQAIHADPFLSANDSQAPGPSSR
- a CDS encoding phosphocholine cytidylyltransferase family protein produces the protein MKAIILSAGQGTRLLPLTSDKPKCTLKLEGRAIIEWQIDALIAAGVHDIVVVAGYKMEKVQRLLDRRYGRGAVKIVFNPFYEVADNLASCWMVRGEMTGDFLLINGDTLFEPVLASRMIAQKPPITLARDEKPHYDDDDMKLILQGDRLLSIGKKLPLERVNGESIGMIRFHPEGADLFRQTIEECMREPAALQRWYLSVIDEISQSGQPVWTHNIHGLDWMEIDYPLDFKHAEAMVRQWDWSAASAEEAPEIHLSTTY
- a CDS encoding CDP-alcohol phosphatidyltransferase family protein, producing the protein MTVYYHLAGQSAPELWGLSADERIARVLRQKCREDSVALWPESSGKDDAAGRVLVLRRDFLYDERLIAALLRREEDLALERAGQVVAVWTDAGRFPAALALLRGEGDRSRFIRVTPDQLASGVTQKLRKVSPPFVLPVTAENASRLERHLFDESYKGVTDLVTKWVWPRLAERTVRFCVRCGIRPNHVTAASWVLAILVGILFLQGYLGLGLVLGWLMTFLDTVDGKLARVTVDSSRFGHFFDHVLDVVHPPLWYLAWGLGLENYQPLLVKLPLMETFWLLLAGYVGGRFAEALFKRFIGFSIFTWEVTDSVNRLLTARRNPCLILLSAGYLLGRPDLGFEAVTLWTLASTLFLWGRLGLALWRKRRGERLASWLDQVDPDAVTGAAAWFVQRGH
- a CDS encoding glycosyltransferase, with product MRHVALFLYGLTGGGATRRTLALAEGFSDHGLRTDLVVIDPTGPLAERLPPALNLIALDSWALRFRRRLRPRRRRLMEAAAPALAEYLRRHRPDLLLSAANHAHMSAVRGRRLSATGIPLVLRVSNHLTASHQQTGQLARLQTARALYGEADAAIAVCHDIAADLRRHVPALRERVFVATNPTLTPEIETLAHQPVDHPWADDESRPLIVAAGRLSPQKDFPTLIRALARLRQPARLVVLGEGRQRPQLERLIRTLALTDRVALPGFTSNPYAWMARADLFVLSSRWEGFPGVLVEAMACGCPVVSTDCPSGPRELLENGRLAPLVPVGDDQALAGAMQQALQTPADIAALRQKAWRYTPARAVTEYLQILRTVSGRAERTRPPLP